One window from the genome of Paracoccus zhejiangensis encodes:
- a CDS encoding response regulator transcription factor: protein MARVMVIEDEDNIALALDYLLTRDGHDHSRMASGAGAVQAIRDQRPDLVLLDVMLPEVSGYQIVQEMRADPGLSATRVLMMTARGSVVERRKGMALGADGFIAKPFELSELRAEMARLLEKPC, encoded by the coding sequence ATGGCGCGGGTCATGGTCATCGAGGACGAGGACAATATCGCGCTGGCGCTGGACTACCTCTTGACCCGCGACGGCCATGACCATTCGCGCATGGCCAGCGGCGCGGGCGCGGTGCAGGCGATCCGCGACCAGCGGCCTGACCTGGTGCTGCTCGACGTGATGCTGCCCGAGGTCTCGGGCTACCAGATCGTGCAGGAGATGCGGGCCGATCCGGGTCTGTCGGCGACGCGGGTGCTGATGATGACCGCGCGCGGCTCGGTGGTCGAACGGCGCAAGGGCATGGCGCTGGGGGCCGATGGCTTCATCGCCAAGCCGTTCGAGCTGTCGGAACTCAGGGCCGAGATGGCCCGGCTTCTGGAAAAGCCATGCTGA
- the acs gene encoding acetate--CoA ligase, whose translation MSAEAIEKHAIPAGFEKAHAGPDDYRRMYAESIDDPDGFWGREGLRLDWMTPYTKVKNTDFTFGQVSIKWFEDGQLNVSTNCIDRHLATRADQTAIIFEPDDPKAEAQHITYAELSRQVNKMANVLRDLGVKRGDRVVLYLPMIPEAAYAMLACTRIGAIHSIVFAGFSPDALANRINDSGANILITADEAPRGGRRTALKSNADQALLNTSDRVKCLVVKHTGGQTTWTEGRDIDLKALMAEASETCEPEAMNAEDPLFILYTSGSTGKPKGVVHTTGGYLVFAAMTHQYTFDYQDGDIYWCTADVGWVTGHSYIVYGPLANGATTLMFEGVPTWPDAGRFWEVCAKHKVNQFYTAPTAIRSLMGKGAEFVEKHDLSSLRLLGTVGEPINPEAWNWYNTHVGKGRCPIVDTWWQTETGGHLITPLPGAIETKAGSATVPFFGVKPVVLEAESAKVVEGNPAEGVLCIGDSWPGQMRTVWGDHQRFMETYFQQYPGYYFTGDGCRRDEDGYYWITGRVDDVINVSGHRMGTAEVESALVAHEKVAEAAVVGYPHPVKGQGIYAYVTLMNGVEPTEDLRGELEKWVRTEIGPIAKPDLIQWAPGMPKTRSGKIMRRILRKIAENDFGALGDTSTLAEPEVVDELINNRMNRG comes from the coding sequence ATGAGTGCAGAAGCGATTGAAAAGCACGCAATTCCGGCAGGGTTTGAAAAGGCTCATGCGGGACCTGACGATTACAGGCGGATGTATGCCGAATCGATCGACGATCCCGATGGGTTCTGGGGCCGCGAAGGCCTGCGTCTCGACTGGATGACCCCCTATACCAAGGTGAAGAACACCGATTTCACCTTCGGCCAGGTCAGCATCAAATGGTTCGAGGACGGGCAGCTGAACGTCTCGACCAATTGCATCGACCGCCATCTCGCCACCCGCGCCGACCAGACCGCGATCATCTTCGAGCCCGATGATCCCAAGGCCGAAGCCCAGCACATCACCTATGCCGAGCTGTCGCGCCAGGTGAACAAGATGGCCAACGTGCTGCGCGACCTCGGCGTCAAGCGCGGTGACCGCGTCGTCCTGTACCTGCCGATGATCCCCGAGGCGGCCTATGCCATGCTGGCCTGCACCCGGATCGGCGCCATCCATTCCATCGTCTTTGCCGGCTTCTCGCCCGACGCGCTGGCCAACCGCATCAACGATTCCGGTGCCAACATCCTGATCACCGCCGACGAGGCGCCGCGCGGCGGCCGCAGGACGGCGCTGAAATCCAATGCCGACCAGGCGCTGCTCAACACCTCGGACCGGGTGAAATGCCTGGTGGTGAAGCATACCGGCGGCCAGACCACCTGGACCGAGGGGCGCGACATCGACCTGAAGGCGCTGATGGCCGAGGCGAGCGAGACCTGCGAACCCGAGGCGATGAATGCCGAGGACCCGTTGTTCATCCTCTATACCAGCGGCTCGACCGGCAAGCCCAAGGGCGTCGTCCACACCACCGGCGGCTACCTGGTCTTTGCCGCCATGACCCATCAATACACCTTCGATTATCAGGACGGCGACATCTACTGGTGCACCGCCGATGTGGGCTGGGTGACCGGCCACAGCTATATCGTCTATGGCCCGCTGGCCAATGGCGCGACCACGCTGATGTTCGAGGGCGTGCCGACCTGGCCCGATGCCGGCCGCTTCTGGGAGGTCTGCGCCAAACACAAGGTCAACCAGTTCTACACCGCGCCCACCGCCATCCGTTCGCTGATGGGCAAGGGCGCGGAATTCGTCGAAAAGCACGACCTGTCCAGCCTGCGCCTTCTCGGCACGGTGGGCGAGCCGATCAATCCCGAGGCCTGGAACTGGTACAATACCCATGTCGGCAAGGGCCGCTGCCCGATCGTCGATACCTGGTGGCAGACCGAGACCGGCGGCCACCTGATCACGCCGCTGCCCGGCGCCATCGAGACCAAGGCCGGATCGGCCACGGTGCCCTTCTTCGGCGTGAAGCCGGTGGTGCTGGAGGCCGAAAGCGCCAAGGTGGTCGAGGGCAACCCGGCCGAGGGCGTGCTCTGCATCGGTGACAGCTGGCCCGGCCAGATGCGTACCGTCTGGGGCGATCACCAGCGCTTCATGGAAACCTATTTCCAGCAATACCCGGGCTATTACTTCACCGGCGACGGCTGCCGCCGCGACGAGGACGGCTATTACTGGATCACCGGCCGCGTCGATGACGTGATCAACGTCTCGGGCCACCGCATGGGCACGGCCGAGGTCGAAAGCGCGCTGGTCGCCCATGAGAAGGTCGCCGAGGCGGCGGTCGTGGGCTATCCGCACCCGGTCAAGGGGCAGGGCATCTATGCCTATGTCACGCTGATGAACGGGGTCGAGCCGACCGAGGATCTGCGCGGCGAGCTGGAGAAATGGGTCCGCACCGAGATCGGCCCGATCGCCAAGCCCGACCTGATCCAATGGGCGCCGGGTATGCCCAAGACCCGTTCGGGCAAGATCATGCGCCGCATCCTCAGGAAGATCGCCGAGAACGATTTCGGCGCCTTGGGTGACACCTCGACGCTCGCCGAGCCCGAGGTTGTGGACGAGCTTATCAATAATCGCATGAACCGGGGATAG
- a CDS encoding sterol desaturase family protein, producing MSRLRLLASHWAILVMALAFLAGLVITANGPLWLWLLVPLGVALQFVNEYGMHRFLFHLPPPRAQWRFDLMYQAHYGHHDFPTVPGLFFVPWWIALPMLGTHYLIASALGSLLFPGLGWQVGAAVILVGGVGTFLAYEWFHATAHLPVKKTAAERHVTMLHNQHHFRDFSRWFHVSPGGEVIDRALGTAIDREALKGAQRAEFMTTLGLRPDDPRLIAARRRFGPRHGITETQIARAARLG from the coding sequence ATGAGCCGCCTGCGTCTGCTGGCCAGTCACTGGGCAATTTTGGTCATGGCTCTGGCCTTTTTGGCCGGGCTGGTCATCACCGCAAACGGGCCGCTCTGGCTGTGGCTGCTGGTGCCCCTGGGCGTGGCGCTGCAATTCGTGAACGAATACGGCATGCACCGTTTCCTGTTCCACCTGCCGCCGCCACGCGCGCAATGGCGCTTTGACCTGATGTACCAGGCACATTACGGCCATCACGATTTTCCGACCGTGCCGGGGCTGTTCTTCGTGCCGTGGTGGATTGCCCTGCCGATGCTCGGCACGCATTACCTGATCGCCAGCGCCCTCGGCAGCCTCCTGTTTCCCGGCCTCGGCTGGCAGGTTGGCGCGGCGGTGATCCTTGTCGGCGGTGTCGGCACCTTCCTCGCCTATGAGTGGTTCCATGCCACCGCGCATCTGCCGGTCAAGAAGACTGCCGCCGAGCGCCATGTGACCATGCTGCACAACCAGCACCATTTCCGCGACTTCTCGCGCTGGTTCCATGTCTCGCCCGGTGGCGAGGTGATCGACCGTGCGCTTGGCACTGCCATCGACCGCGAGGCGCTGAAGGGTGCGCAGCGGGCCGAGTTCATGACCACGCTTGGTCTGCGCCCCGACGATCCGCGCCTGATCGCCGCCCGCCGCCGCTTCGGCCCGCGCCACGGCATTACCGAGACACAGATCGCCCGCGCCGCAAGACTGGGCTGA
- a CDS encoding DUF294 nucleotidyltransferase-like domain-containing protein, giving the protein MTDAAGFIASVHPYDSLSQDELARAASSFSRRQMPAGAVVYEYGDLLPGIWLIESGRVAVSDRNGDSVSELGPRNSFGERGLLREGSAVTTARVTEDAVLWMLPREVLLDLIAQNRAVARFFDRGRSGQGQGRGAEIATLKVEDLLTRKPLTCAPGTPVRQAAQMMRDAGVSSIGVTEEGRLLGIVTIRDMSNRVVAAGLDPSRPVSEVMTVDPVTLPPQALGYDVLNAMLERRVGHLPVVDQGRFVGMITQTDLTRVQAISASVLIRDLADTGSAEEMARITARVPELLVSLVAAHQRHEVITRMITDITDAVTRRLLVLAEAELGPAPARWLWAACGSQGRQEQTGVSDQDNCLILEQGADPAHPWFAALARFVSDGLNRAGFVFCPGDMMATNPRWRQPLNVWRDYFTGWIRKPSPEAQMLASVMFDLRAIGGEAALLTGLQAETLAMASKNSIFVAHMIANSLKHRPPLGIIGGFATIRSGEHRHHIDMKHNGVVPVTDLARIYALQGRLTAVNTRARLLEAEDRGVISGSGARDLIAAYDVIQTLRLENQAHLIRSGRKPDNYLAPADLPDFERSHLRDAFVVVRGMQSALGQGKGMLG; this is encoded by the coding sequence ATGACGGACGCCGCCGGTTTCATCGCCTCGGTCCACCCCTATGACAGCCTGTCGCAGGACGAGCTGGCGCGTGCCGCCAGTTCCTTCAGCCGCAGGCAGATGCCGGCGGGTGCCGTGGTCTATGAATATGGCGACCTGCTGCCGGGCATCTGGCTGATCGAAAGCGGCCGGGTGGCGGTCAGCGACCGCAATGGCGATTCCGTCTCGGAACTGGGGCCGCGGAACAGCTTCGGCGAGCGCGGGCTGCTGCGCGAGGGGTCGGCGGTCACCACCGCCCGCGTCACCGAGGATGCGGTGCTGTGGATGCTGCCGCGCGAGGTGCTGCTGGATCTCATCGCGCAGAACCGGGCGGTGGCGCGCTTCTTTGACCGGGGCCGCAGCGGGCAGGGACAGGGACGGGGCGCCGAGATCGCCACGCTGAAGGTCGAGGACCTGCTGACCCGCAAGCCGCTGACCTGTGCGCCCGGAACACCCGTGCGACAGGCGGCGCAGATGATGCGCGATGCCGGAGTCAGCAGCATCGGTGTGACCGAGGAGGGGCGCCTGCTGGGCATCGTCACCATCCGCGACATGTCGAACCGCGTCGTCGCGGCGGGCCTCGACCCGTCGCGCCCGGTCAGCGAGGTGATGACCGTTGATCCCGTGACCCTGCCGCCGCAGGCCCTGGGTTATGACGTGCTGAACGCCATGCTGGAACGTCGCGTGGGTCATCTGCCGGTGGTCGATCAGGGTCGCTTCGTCGGCATGATCACCCAGACCGACCTGACGCGGGTGCAGGCGATCAGCGCCTCGGTGCTGATCCGCGATCTGGCCGATACCGGTTCCGCCGAGGAGATGGCGCGGATCACCGCGCGGGTGCCGGAACTGCTGGTCAGCCTCGTCGCCGCGCATCAGCGCCACGAGGTCATCACCCGGATGATCACCGACATCACCGATGCTGTGACCCGCCGGCTGCTGGTGCTGGCCGAGGCCGAGCTTGGCCCGGCCCCCGCCCGCTGGCTCTGGGCGGCCTGTGGCAGCCAGGGGCGGCAGGAACAGACCGGGGTCAGCGATCAGGACAATTGCCTGATCCTCGAGCAGGGCGCCGACCCTGCGCATCCATGGTTCGCCGCGCTCGCGCGCTTCGTCAGCGACGGGCTGAACCGGGCGGGCTTCGTCTTTTGTCCCGGCGACATGATGGCGACCAATCCGCGCTGGCGGCAGCCGCTGAACGTCTGGCGCGACTATTTCACCGGCTGGATCCGCAAGCCCAGCCCCGAGGCGCAGATGCTGGCCTCGGTGATGTTCGACCTGCGCGCCATCGGTGGCGAGGCGGCGCTGCTGACCGGGCTGCAGGCCGAGACGCTGGCGATGGCCTCGAAGAACTCGATCTTCGTGGCCCACATGATCGCCAACTCGCTGAAGCACCGCCCGCCCTTGGGCATCATCGGCGGCTTTGCCACCATCCGCTCGGGAGAGCATCGCCACCATATCGACATGAAGCATAACGGCGTGGTGCCGGTCACTGACCTTGCCCGCATCTATGCGCTGCAGGGGCGACTGACGGCGGTGAACACCCGCGCCCGACTGCTGGAGGCCGAGGATCGCGGCGTCATCTCGGGCAGCGGCGCGCGCGACCTGATCGCCGCCTATGACGTGATCCAGACGCTGCGGCTGGAAAACCAGGCGCATCTGATCCGCTCGGGCCGCAAGCCCGACAATTATCTGGCCCCCGCCGATCTGCCCGATTTCGAGCGCAGCCATCTGCGGGATGCCTTCGTCGTCGTACGCGGGATGCAATCGGCACTGGGACAGGGAAAGGGAATGCTGGGATGA
- a CDS encoding DUF4212 domain-containing protein, translating to MSDRQSSNAYWQANLRIIWVCLIIWALVSYGFGIILRPLISSISIGGTDLGFWFAQQGSILIFIVLIFWYAARMNRLDREHGVDE from the coding sequence ATGAGTGACAGACAATCATCGAACGCATATTGGCAGGCCAATCTCAGGATCATCTGGGTCTGTCTCATTATCTGGGCGCTGGTGTCCTATGGCTTCGGCATCATCCTGCGGCCGCTGATCTCGAGCATCAGCATCGGCGGCACGGACCTGGGCTTCTGGTTTGCCCAGCAAGGCTCGATCCTGATCTTCATCGTGCTGATCTTCTGGTACGCGGCGCGGATGAACCGTCTCGACCGTGAACATGGCGTGGACGAGTGA
- a CDS encoding sodium:solute symporter family protein: MDQFTLNLIVIGLSFALYIGIAIYTRAGSTSEFYAANRGVSPVMNGMATAADWMSAASFISMAGLIAFTGYDNSTYLMGWTGGYVLLALLLAPYLRKFGKFTVPEFIGDRFYSQTARIIGVICLLIISITYVIGQMTGVGVTFSRYLEVSNSTGLWIGAALVFCYAVLGGMKGITYTQVAQYVVLIIAYTIPAVFIAMQLTGHVLPQTGLFGTHDASGAKFLAKLDQVVTDLGFANYTGHHKSTLDMVLFTLALMIGTAGLPHVIIRFFTVPKVSDARASAGWALVFIALLYTVAPAVGSMARFNLTATMWPGAVTGTEAGSTFSEPAISLEQIETAPELQWMRNWQTTGLLSWEDKNGDGLIQYYNEAGAEGAPVAEQIAAQGLTGNELTTVNNDIMVLANPEIANLPGWVIAIVAAGGLAAALSTAAGLLLAISGAVSHDLIKGAINPNISEKNELMAARISMGVSILVATILGLNPPGFAAQTVALAFGLAASSIFPVLMMGIFSKRINKQGAIWGMLAGILSTLLYIFAYKGWFFISGTNMLEDTAANWLFGISPASFGTVGALINFIVAYAVSSATEEPPVEVIELVESIRVPRGAGDAVAH, from the coding sequence ATGGATCAATTCACGCTTAACCTCATCGTCATCGGCCTGAGCTTTGCCCTCTATATCGGCATCGCCATCTATACCCGGGCCGGTTCCACATCGGAATTCTATGCCGCGAACCGGGGTGTCAGCCCGGTGATGAACGGCATGGCGACGGCGGCGGACTGGATGTCGGCGGCCAGCTTCATCTCGATGGCGGGCCTGATCGCCTTCACCGGCTATGACAACTCGACCTACCTGATGGGCTGGACTGGTGGCTACGTGCTGCTGGCGCTGCTGCTTGCGCCCTACCTGCGCAAGTTCGGCAAGTTCACCGTGCCGGAATTCATCGGCGACCGCTTCTATTCGCAGACCGCGCGGATCATCGGCGTCATCTGCCTGCTGATCATCTCGATCACCTACGTGATCGGCCAGATGACCGGCGTCGGCGTGACCTTCTCGCGCTATCTCGAGGTCAGCAACTCGACCGGCCTCTGGATCGGTGCGGCGCTGGTCTTCTGCTACGCGGTTCTGGGCGGCATGAAGGGCATCACCTATACGCAGGTGGCGCAATATGTCGTGCTGATCATCGCCTATACCATCCCGGCAGTGTTCATCGCGATGCAGCTGACCGGCCACGTCCTGCCGCAGACCGGCCTGTTCGGCACGCATGACGCGTCGGGCGCCAAGTTCCTGGCCAAGCTGGACCAGGTCGTCACCGATCTGGGCTTTGCCAATTATACCGGCCACCACAAGTCCACGCTGGACATGGTGCTGTTCACGCTGGCGCTGATGATCGGCACGGCGGGTCTGCCCCATGTCATCATCCGCTTCTTCACCGTTCCGAAGGTGTCGGATGCGCGGGCCTCTGCAGGCTGGGCGCTGGTGTTCATCGCGCTGCTCTATACCGTCGCGCCTGCCGTGGGCTCGATGGCACGCTTCAACCTGACCGCGACCATGTGGCCGGGGGCGGTGACCGGAACCGAGGCGGGCTCGACCTTCTCGGAACCGGCGATTTCGCTTGAACAGATCGAGACCGCACCGGAACTGCAATGGATGCGGAACTGGCAGACCACCGGGCTTCTCTCGTGGGAGGACAAGAACGGCGACGGCCTGATCCAGTATTACAACGAGGCCGGCGCGGAAGGCGCCCCGGTGGCCGAGCAGATCGCGGCGCAGGGCCTGACCGGCAACGAGTTGACCACGGTGAACAACGACATCATGGTTCTGGCCAATCCCGAGATTGCCAACCTGCCGGGCTGGGTCATCGCCATCGTGGCGGCGGGCGGTCTGGCGGCGGCGCTGTCGACGGCGGCGGGCCTGTTGCTGGCGATCTCCGGTGCGGTTTCCCATGACCTCATCAAGGGCGCGATCAACCCGAACATCAGCGAGAAGAACGAGCTGATGGCGGCGCGGATCTCGATGGGGGTCTCGATCCTGGTGGCGACGATCCTCGGTCTGAACCCACCGGGCTTCGCGGCGCAGACCGTGGCGCTGGCCTTCGGCCTTGCCGCAAGCTCGATCTTCCCCGTGCTGATGATGGGCATCTTCTCGAAGCGCATCAACAAGCAGGGGGCAATCTGGGGGATGCTTGCCGGCATCCTGTCGACGCTGCTCTATATCTTCGCCTACAAGGGTTGGTTCTTCATCTCGGGCACCAACATGCTGGAAGATACGGCCGCGAACTGGCTGTTCGGCATCTCGCCGGCCTCGTTCGGGACCGTCGGCGCGCTGATCAACTTCATCGTCGCCTATGCGGTGTCGAGCGCGACCGAGGAGCCGCCGGTCGAGGTGATCGAACTGGTCGAGTCGATCCGCGTCCCGCGCGGTGCCGGCGACGCCGTCGCCCACTGA
- a CDS encoding 3'-5' exonuclease produces MLSQLPLRLRVLLIFAGLAAAAALVILFALWVEARRLMAQGVALDQALSPMLLAGFVAVLGVVLAVVAVWYLFDRHVARPIETLAGGLRTGQAPAGEEAQYLGDLGPAARDAAEARARSAEALAQALKDHAAEQAHEMAVLESILSDFGAGAVMSDAAGRVVFYNAAAARMLPGLGLDRPLERHLRRGPLLAARARLDGQGIEATDLTALTVTGGRLAGRMRLLDHGTLLILRDHPADRADARASIEALRRHAATLVPMLGALDGPIPPALAEAIRVEGQGLAAATRALSDASARALPTARALLPELATGLFADTLPLIAVQAEAGPVNALLRDLDRSLRAEGHDPQLRVEADDPEEVRLVLEWQGAALPMDRLEDWLARAPDPDQPDVSGADLLAAQGAGIWAERAADGKARLVLPLARAAGADASGGLTYDFALAGRGAASTRLADLTCVVFDTETTGLTDSDRILQIAGLRIAGGRLTGERFETLVQPGRPIPAASTRIHGITDAMVADAPLKAAALTAFQHFCDEATLVAHNAPFDMGFLRRAAPETGAHFTNPVLDTVLLSAMLWGQSADHSLDALCARLDIAIPPELRHTAMGDAQATASAFLRMVPALAAKGIERFEDVLKEARKHRRLIDDVNSRSDG; encoded by the coding sequence ATGCTGAGCCAGCTGCCGTTGCGGCTGCGGGTCCTGCTGATCTTTGCAGGGCTGGCAGCGGCGGCGGCGCTGGTCATCCTCTTCGCCCTCTGGGTCGAGGCGCGGCGGCTGATGGCGCAGGGCGTGGCGCTGGATCAGGCGCTGTCGCCGATGCTGCTGGCGGGTTTCGTCGCCGTTCTGGGCGTGGTGCTGGCCGTGGTCGCGGTCTGGTATCTCTTCGACCGCCATGTCGCCCGGCCGATCGAGACGCTGGCCGGGGGGCTGCGCACCGGGCAGGCCCCCGCAGGCGAGGAGGCGCAGTATCTTGGCGATCTCGGCCCCGCCGCACGGGATGCCGCCGAGGCGCGGGCGCGGTCCGCCGAAGCCTTGGCGCAGGCGCTCAAGGACCATGCGGCCGAACAGGCGCATGAGATGGCGGTGTTGGAAAGCATCCTGTCGGATTTCGGTGCCGGCGCGGTGATGAGCGATGCGGCCGGGCGGGTGGTCTTCTACAACGCCGCCGCCGCCCGGATGCTGCCGGGGCTGGGACTGGACCGACCGCTGGAACGGCATCTGCGCCGGGGGCCGCTGCTGGCGGCGCGGGCGCGACTGGACGGGCAGGGGATCGAGGCCACCGATCTGACCGCGCTGACGGTGACGGGCGGGCGGCTGGCGGGGCGGATGCGGCTGCTGGATCACGGCACGCTCTTGATCCTGCGCGATCATCCCGCCGACCGGGCAGATGCCCGCGCCTCGATCGAGGCGCTGCGCCGCCATGCCGCGACTCTGGTGCCGATGCTGGGGGCGCTGGACGGTCCGATCCCGCCGGCGCTGGCCGAGGCGATCCGGGTCGAGGGGCAGGGGCTGGCCGCCGCCACCCGTGCGCTGTCCGACGCCTCGGCCCGCGCCCTGCCCACCGCCCGCGCGCTGCTGCCGGAGCTGGCCACCGGGCTTTTCGCCGACACCCTGCCGCTGATCGCGGTGCAGGCAGAGGCCGGGCCGGTGAATGCGCTCCTGCGCGATCTTGACCGCAGCCTGCGGGCCGAGGGGCATGATCCGCAATTGCGCGTCGAGGCGGATGATCCCGAGGAAGTGCGGCTCGTGCTCGAATGGCAAGGCGCGGCGCTGCCGATGGACCGGCTGGAGGACTGGCTGGCCCGCGCCCCCGATCCCGACCAGCCCGATGTTTCCGGCGCGGATCTGCTGGCGGCACAGGGTGCCGGCATCTGGGCCGAGCGCGCTGCCGATGGCAAGGCACGGCTGGTCCTGCCGCTGGCGCGGGCGGCCGGTGCGGATGCGTCGGGCGGGCTGACCTATGATTTCGCTTTGGCCGGGCGTGGTGCGGCCTCGACCCGGCTGGCGGACCTGACCTGCGTGGTCTTCGATACCGAGACGACGGGCCTGACCGACAGCGACCGTATCCTGCAGATCGCGGGCCTGCGCATCGCCGGCGGGCGGCTGACCGGCGAGAGGTTCGAGACATTGGTTCAGCCCGGCCGCCCGATCCCCGCCGCCTCGACCCGCATCCATGGCATCACCGACGCGATGGTCGCAGATGCGCCGCTGAAGGCCGCCGCCCTGACCGCCTTCCAGCATTTCTGCGACGAGGCCACGCTGGTCGCCCATAACGCCCCCTTCGACATGGGCTTCCTGCGCCGCGCCGCTCCGGAGACCGGGGCGCATTTCACCAACCCGGTGCTGGACACGGTGCTGTTGTCCGCGATGCTCTGGGGGCAATCGGCCGATCACTCGCTGGATGCGCTCTGCGCCCGGCTGGACATCGCCATCCCGCCCGAGCTGCGCCATACCGCCATGGGGGACGCGCAGGCGACGGCTTCGGCCTTCCTGCGCATGGTGCCGGCGCTGGCGGCGAAAGGGATCGAGCGGTTCGAGGATGTGCTGAAAGAAGCCCGGAAACATCGCCGATTGATCGACGATGTTAATTCAAGATCAGATGGTTAG
- a CDS encoding MFS transporter: MAVVEATDVDRSRPMTREEKKVILASSLGTVFEWYDFYLYGSLAAIIGAQFFTSFPEATRNVFALLAFAAGFIVRPFGALVFGSLGDLVGRKYTFLMTILIMGLSTFIVGLLPGYESWGMAAPIILIALRMLQGLALGGEYGGAATYVAEHAPMNRRGYYTSWIQTTATMGLLLSLVVILMVQSYVNGNYEPVPQFSNGEPLLGPDGLQVMLEPFKAWGWRIPFLGSIFLLLISLYIRLQMEESPAFKHMKEEGTQSKAPLKEAFGQWKNGKIALIALFGLVAGQAVVWYSGQFYALFFINNVVKLDQFTSNVLVAWSLILGTAGFVFFGSLSDKIGRKPIILLGCALAVVSYFTVFRMITETANPALAQAQANTVVTVSADPETCSFQFNPTGTAKFTSACDIAKAMLAKSSVNYTSVDVAAGAPTVVQIGDKQIPVYDGTLPAEELKAAKAEFDKTVNGALTEAGYPIDPKTNTTIAKADHFFDVFNGQNFKLVLLLTYLIVLVTMVYGPMAAALVEMFPTRIRYSGMSLPYHIGNGWFGGLLPATAFAISAQSGNIYAGLWYAIVVAGLTVIIGLIFVPNSGYRRSLFGDDTEHKVHHSGYDNAPPSKGW, encoded by the coding sequence ATGGCAGTAGTCGAAGCAACAGACGTCGACCGTTCGAGGCCGATGACGCGCGAGGAGAAGAAGGTCATTCTCGCGTCTTCGCTGGGTACCGTTTTCGAATGGTATGACTTTTACCTCTACGGATCGCTGGCAGCGATCATCGGGGCCCAGTTCTTTACCTCGTTCCCCGAGGCAACTCGGAACGTCTTTGCTCTGCTGGCCTTCGCGGCTGGCTTTATCGTGCGTCCCTTCGGCGCACTTGTCTTCGGCTCGCTCGGCGATCTCGTCGGGCGCAAATACACCTTCCTCATGACCATTCTCATCATGGGTCTGTCCACCTTCATCGTCGGTCTTCTGCCCGGCTATGAAAGCTGGGGCATGGCCGCGCCGATCATCCTGATCGCGCTGCGGATGCTGCAGGGCCTGGCCCTCGGTGGCGAATATGGCGGTGCCGCGACCTATGTCGCCGAGCACGCGCCGATGAACCGCCGCGGCTATTACACCAGCTGGATCCAGACGACGGCGACCATGGGTCTCCTGCTGTCGCTGGTCGTCATCCTGATGGTGCAATCCTATGTGAACGGCAACTATGAACCCGTCCCGCAATTCTCGAATGGCGAGCCGCTTCTGGGCCCCGACGGGTTGCAGGTCATGCTCGAGCCGTTCAAGGCCTGGGGCTGGCGCATTCCCTTCCTCGGCTCGATCTTCCTGCTGTTGATCTCGCTCTATATCCGTCTGCAGATGGAAGAGAGCCCGGCCTTCAAGCACATGAAGGAGGAGGGCACCCAGTCCAAGGCGCCGCTGAAAGAGGCTTTCGGCCAGTGGAAGAACGGCAAGATCGCCCTGATCGCGCTGTTCGGCCTGGTCGCGGGTCAGGCAGTGGTCTGGTATTCGGGTCAGTTCTACGCGCTGTTCTTCATCAACAACGTCGTGAAACTGGACCAGTTCACCTCGAACGTGCTGGTGGCCTGGTCGCTGATCCTCGGCACCGCGGGCTTCGTGTTCTTCGGTTCGCTCTCGGACAAGATCGGTCGCAAGCCGATCATCCTTCTGGGCTGCGCGCTGGCGGTCGTCTCGTATTTCACCGTCTTCCGCATGATCACCGAAACCGCCAACCCGGCGCTGGCGCAGGCGCAGGCCAATACCGTCGTCACCGTATCGGCTGACCCGGAAACCTGCTCGTTCCAGTTCAACCCGACCGGCACCGCCAAGTTCACCTCGGCTTGCGACATCGCCAAGGCGATGCTGGCCAAGTCCTCGGTCAACTATACCTCGGTGGATGTCGCGGCCGGTGCGCCGACCGTGGTCCAGATCGGCGACAAGCAGATCCCGGTCTATGACGGCACCCTGCCGGCGGAGGAGCTGAAAGCGGCCAAGGCCGAGTTCGACAAGACCGTGAACGGGGCGCTGACCGAGGCCGGCTATCCGATCGATCCCAAGACCAACACCACGATCGCCAAGGCCGATCACTTCTTCGACGTGTTCAACGGCCAGAACTTCAAGCTGGTGCTGCTGCTGACCTATCTCATCGTGCTGGTCACGATGGTCTATGGCCCGATGGCCGCGGCGCTGGTCGAGATGTTCCCGACCCGCATCCGCTACTCGGGGATGTCGCTGCCCTACCACATCGGCAACGGCTGGTTCGGGGGGCTGCTGCCCGCCACCGCCTTCGCCATCTCGGCCCAGTCCGGCAACATCTATGCCGGTCTCTGGTACGCGATCGTGGTTGCCGGGCTGACCGTCATCATCGGCCTGATCTTCGTCCCGAACAGCGGCTATCGCCGCAGCCTGTTCGGCGACGACACAGAGCACAAGGTTCACCACTCGGGCTATGACAATGCCCCGCCCTCGAAGGGCTGGTGA